One segment of Elusimicrobiota bacterium DNA contains the following:
- the acpP gene encoding acyl carrier protein produces the protein MADNNYEERVKKIIVEQLGVDSGEVTPQAHFVNDLGADSLDTVELVMALEEEFDTEIPDEQAEKIQTVGQAIEYIKAHAKK, from the coding sequence ATGGCTGACAACAACTACGAAGAGCGGGTGAAGAAGATCATCGTCGAGCAGCTCGGCGTCGACTCCGGCGAGGTCACCCCGCAGGCCCATTTCGTCAACGACCTCGGAGCGGACTCGCTCGACACCGTCGAGCTCGTCATGGCGCTCGAAGAGGAGTTCGACACGGAGATCCCGGACGAGCAGGCGGAGAAGATCCAGACCGTCGGCCAGGCCATCGAGTACATCAAGGCCCACGCGAAGAAGTAG
- a CDS encoding electron transfer flavoprotein subunit beta/FixA family protein → MSLQVLVCVKQTPSSTSVAVDPATGAPKADAACAMNPLDEYAVEEALRLKERVPGTKALALSLGTPACEETLRAALALGIDEAALLTDPAFAGSDPLASAYLLSLAVRKAGTGPQLVLAGRQSSDGESGAVPPALAAWLGWPCASSVRKVLEVSETSVTVERAMEDGAETLRLPLPAVLSVTKEINEPRLPSLKGKMAARKAALPRWGAAELGAEPSKFGAASAAVPAGTVPVPQRPPGAVVPGATAEEKAAALVARLKEMKLL, encoded by the coding sequence GTGAGCCTCCAGGTCCTCGTCTGCGTCAAGCAGACCCCGTCCTCGACCTCCGTCGCCGTGGACCCCGCGACCGGAGCGCCGAAGGCCGACGCGGCCTGCGCCATGAACCCCCTCGACGAATACGCCGTCGAGGAGGCCCTCCGCCTCAAGGAGCGCGTCCCCGGGACGAAGGCGCTGGCCCTCTCGCTGGGAACGCCCGCCTGCGAGGAGACCCTGCGCGCCGCCCTCGCCCTCGGCATCGACGAGGCCGCGCTCCTCACCGACCCCGCCTTCGCCGGCTCCGACCCGCTCGCGAGCGCCTACCTCCTCTCCCTGGCCGTGCGCAAGGCCGGGACCGGTCCGCAGCTCGTGCTCGCCGGCCGCCAGTCGAGCGACGGGGAGTCCGGCGCCGTCCCGCCGGCCCTGGCCGCCTGGCTCGGCTGGCCCTGCGCCTCCTCCGTGCGGAAGGTCCTGGAGGTCTCCGAGACCTCGGTGACCGTCGAGCGCGCCATGGAGGACGGCGCGGAGACCCTGCGCCTGCCGCTGCCCGCCGTGCTCTCCGTCACCAAGGAGATCAACGAGCCGCGCCTGCCGTCCCTGAAGGGGAAGATGGCGGCCCGCAAGGCCGCGCTCCCCCGCTGGGGCGCCGCGGAGCTCGGCGCCGAGCCCTCGAAGTTCGGCGCGGCCTCCGCCGCCGTCCCGGCCGGGACCGTCCCCGTCCCCCAGCGCCCTCCGGGCGCCGTCGTCCCCGGCGCCACGGCCGAGGAGAAGGCCGCCGCGCTCGTCGCGCGCCTCAAGGAGATGAAGCTCCTATGA
- a CDS encoding DUF177 domain-containing protein — protein sequence MSEPLRFDISRLREDGGLRSELELDAETFIDRRLPGTRPEGTLRLEVELSLGGEDVLLEVRARGAWILTCSRCLCEHRLDYDCAIEETYPLKEGELDVADDVRQAVLLEVPPRSLCREDCRGLCPQCGQNLNAAPCACRVETPSPFAALKNPVVKKEEKRHAEP from the coding sequence GTGAGCGAGCCCCTCCGCTTCGACATCTCGCGCCTGCGCGAGGACGGCGGCCTGCGCTCGGAGCTCGAGCTCGACGCCGAGACCTTCATCGACCGGCGGCTCCCCGGCACGCGTCCCGAGGGGACGCTGCGCCTCGAGGTCGAGCTCTCCCTCGGCGGCGAGGACGTCCTCCTCGAGGTCCGCGCGCGCGGCGCGTGGATCCTCACGTGCAGCCGCTGCCTCTGCGAGCACCGCCTCGACTACGACTGCGCCATCGAGGAGACCTACCCGCTCAAGGAGGGGGAGCTCGACGTCGCCGACGACGTCCGGCAGGCCGTCCTCCTCGAGGTCCCTCCCCGCTCCCTCTGCCGGGAGGACTGCCGCGGTCTCTGCCCGCAGTGCGGCCAGAACCTCAACGCCGCGCCGTGCGCCTGCCGAGTCGAGACGCCGTCCCCTTTCGCCGCGCTCAAGAACCCCGTCGTCAAGAAAGAGGAGAAACGCCATGCCGAACCCTAA
- the rnc gene encoding ribonuclease III gives MRDSIEETIGHRFRRPELLEEALTHKSYAFEKGQKSHNERLEFLGDSVLAAVTAHRLYENYPDENEGRLSKMKAALVSRPTLARWAARLALGPHLKLGSGEETTGGRARPSILSNAMEAVIGAIYLDGGFEAAGKLIRRCLAEESVEVDEADHKSRLQEIVQKRYKSPPDYKLVKTVGPDHDKTFTVRVQYGSRVLGNGHGKNKKEAEQAAAKDALGRLDD, from the coding sequence GTGCGCGACTCCATCGAGGAGACGATCGGCCACCGCTTCCGCCGGCCGGAGCTCCTCGAAGAGGCCCTGACCCACAAGTCGTACGCCTTCGAGAAGGGTCAGAAGAGCCATAACGAGCGCCTGGAGTTCCTCGGCGACAGCGTGCTTGCCGCCGTCACGGCGCACCGCCTCTACGAGAACTACCCCGACGAGAACGAGGGCCGCCTTTCGAAGATGAAGGCGGCCCTCGTGTCGCGTCCGACGCTCGCGCGCTGGGCCGCGCGCCTCGCCCTCGGGCCGCACCTGAAGCTGGGCTCCGGCGAGGAAACCACCGGAGGACGCGCGCGGCCGAGCATCCTCTCCAACGCGATGGAGGCCGTCATCGGCGCGATCTACCTCGACGGAGGCTTCGAGGCCGCCGGGAAGCTCATCCGCCGCTGCCTCGCCGAAGAGTCGGTCGAAGTCGACGAGGCCGATCACAAGAGCCGCCTGCAGGAGATCGTACAGAAGCGCTACAAGTCCCCGCCCGACTACAAGCTCGTCAAAACGGTCGGGCCGGACCACGACAAGACTTTCACCGTACGCGTGCAGTACGGCTCGCGCGTGCTCGGCAACGGCCACGGCAAGAACAAGAAGGAAGCCGAGCAGGCCGCCGCCAAGGACGCTCTGGGCCGTCTGGACGACTGA
- a CDS encoding glycosyltransferase family 2 protein — translation MPLLSLVIPVYNEEENLPELARQLGEALSSLDYEAVFVDDGSRDRSFELLRGLAAREPRFRVVRLATNFGQTAAMAAGIDHARGEVIAFLDSDLQNDPADIPAMLARLGEDCDAVSGWRRRRQDALLSRKIPSWAANWVISRVTGVRLHDYGCTLKLYRARFLKGLKLYGEMHRFIPAYAGFMGARIVEMEVNHRPRTRGVSKYGLMRTFKVVLDLMTVKFMDEYITKPIYLFGGGGLLMMALGGLLALETLYKKFHLGIFVKDQPLFLVSIFFGLAGIQLLLMGLLAEILIRVYYDLRERRPYFIREKVSLP, via the coding sequence ATGCCGCTTTTGAGCCTCGTCATCCCCGTTTACAACGAGGAGGAGAACCTCCCGGAGCTCGCCCGACAGCTCGGGGAGGCCCTTTCCTCCCTCGATTACGAAGCGGTCTTCGTGGACGACGGCTCCCGCGACCGGTCCTTCGAACTCCTGCGCGGCCTCGCCGCCCGGGAACCGCGCTTTCGGGTCGTGCGCCTGGCGACGAACTTCGGCCAGACGGCGGCGATGGCCGCCGGCATCGACCATGCCCGCGGAGAGGTCATCGCCTTCCTCGACTCCGACCTGCAGAACGACCCCGCCGACATCCCCGCGATGCTCGCGCGCCTCGGCGAGGACTGCGACGCGGTCAGCGGCTGGCGCCGCCGCCGCCAGGACGCGCTCCTCTCGCGGAAGATCCCGTCCTGGGCCGCCAACTGGGTCATCTCGCGCGTCACCGGCGTGCGCCTCCACGACTACGGCTGCACCCTCAAGCTCTACCGCGCCCGCTTCCTGAAGGGCCTCAAGCTCTACGGAGAGATGCACCGCTTCATCCCGGCCTACGCGGGCTTCATGGGCGCCCGCATCGTCGAGATGGAGGTGAACCACCGCCCCCGCACGCGGGGAGTCTCCAAGTACGGGCTCATGCGCACCTTCAAGGTCGTGCTCGACCTCATGACCGTCAAGTTCATGGACGAGTACATCACCAAGCCCATCTACCTCTTCGGCGGCGGCGGGCTCCTGATGATGGCCCTCGGCGGCCTCCTGGCGCTCGAGACGCTCTATAAGAAGTTCCACCTCGGCATCTTCGTCAAGGACCAGCCGCTCTTCCTGGTCTCCATCTTCTTCGGGCTCGCGGGCATCCAGCTCCTGCTCATGGGGCTGCTCGCCGAGATCCTCATCCGCGTCTACTACGACCTGCGCGAGCGGCGGCCGTACTTCATCCGCGAGAAGGTCAGCCTCCCGTGA
- a CDS encoding phosphate--acyl-ACP acyltransferase, which produces MRVAVDAAGPDPSPVLEGALRALRSGSAEIHLFGPRERLLRGLEVLGAPDGRGLKVLDVPEASEPAPGDACPMPVESAVQRAAAAVARGEADAFVSAGKPGAAMAAALRSLKRLPGVLRPALLVTLPTPRGPVALLDAGGSMGSKPWHLLQYALMGALFAEAELGREKPTVGLLSAALESGSVDETLREALSLLKYSGLNFVGPVEGDAFASGAVDVAVCDGALGDVCAKLVGGVAAAVLEAVEPPPAGSLSRLAARIAAPGAGRARTEFDCPRSRSAAPLLGVDGTAVVCRAPATPEGVEDALRMAASLSERRLQDRIRERIEAFKSNVELSRISE; this is translated from the coding sequence ATGCGCGTCGCCGTCGACGCGGCGGGGCCCGACCCCTCGCCCGTCCTGGAGGGAGCGCTCCGCGCGCTCCGCTCCGGCTCCGCGGAGATCCACCTCTTCGGCCCGCGCGAGCGCCTGCTCCGCGGGCTCGAGGTCCTCGGCGCGCCCGACGGACGCGGGCTCAAGGTCCTCGACGTCCCCGAGGCCTCCGAGCCCGCGCCGGGCGATGCCTGCCCGATGCCGGTGGAGTCGGCCGTCCAGCGCGCCGCCGCGGCCGTCGCGCGCGGGGAGGCCGACGCCTTCGTCTCCGCCGGCAAGCCCGGCGCGGCGATGGCGGCGGCGCTGCGCAGCCTCAAGCGCCTCCCCGGCGTGCTGCGCCCCGCCCTGCTCGTGACCCTGCCGACCCCGCGCGGTCCCGTCGCGCTGCTCGACGCCGGCGGGAGCATGGGAAGCAAGCCCTGGCATCTTCTGCAGTACGCGCTCATGGGCGCCCTCTTCGCGGAAGCCGAGCTGGGCCGGGAGAAGCCCACGGTCGGACTGCTCTCGGCCGCCCTGGAGAGCGGGTCCGTCGACGAGACCCTGCGCGAGGCGCTCTCCCTGCTCAAATACTCGGGCCTCAACTTCGTCGGGCCGGTCGAGGGAGACGCCTTCGCCTCCGGCGCGGTGGACGTCGCCGTCTGCGACGGGGCCCTCGGCGACGTCTGCGCGAAGCTCGTCGGCGGCGTCGCGGCCGCCGTCCTCGAGGCGGTCGAACCGCCTCCCGCGGGGAGCCTCAGCCGCCTGGCGGCGCGCATCGCCGCCCCCGGCGCGGGCCGCGCGCGCACGGAGTTCGACTGTCCCCGCAGCCGCTCGGCCGCCCCTCTCCTCGGGGTCGACGGCACCGCCGTCGTCTGCCGCGCCCCCGCGACCCCCGAAGGGGTCGAGGACGCTCTGCGCATGGCCGCCTCGCTCTCCGAGCGCCGCCTGCAGGACCGCATCCGCGAGCGCATCGAGGCCTTCAAGTCCAACGTCGAGCTCTCGAGGATCTCCGAATGA
- the fabG gene encoding 3-oxoacyl-[acyl-carrier-protein] reductase, translated as MSARLKGRVAMVTGAAQGIGRAVAAALGGEGADLVLLDMDAQGVEEAASALKASCGVRTLALSGDVRSSEDCEKAVRAALDNLGRIDILVNNAGVTKDGLLVRMTEDDWNFVLDVNLKGVFLLTKAAAHAMIKARWGRVVNIASVVGEVGNAGQANYAASKGGVIAFTKACAKELASRNILVNAVAPGLIRTRMTQALGEEWAKKALERIPLGRFGEPDDVAKAVLYLACDSGDYVTGQVLGINGGMRI; from the coding sequence ATGAGCGCCCGCTTGAAGGGACGGGTCGCGATGGTCACCGGCGCCGCCCAGGGCATCGGCCGGGCCGTGGCCGCGGCGCTGGGGGGGGAGGGCGCGGACCTGGTCCTCCTGGACATGGACGCCCAAGGCGTCGAAGAGGCCGCCTCCGCGCTGAAGGCCTCCTGCGGCGTGCGGACCCTCGCGCTGAGCGGCGACGTCCGCTCGTCGGAGGACTGCGAAAAGGCCGTTCGGGCCGCGCTTGACAATCTTGGAAGAATTGATATATTGGTCAACAACGCGGGCGTCACGAAGGACGGCCTTCTTGTCCGCATGACCGAGGACGACTGGAACTTCGTCCTGGATGTGAACCTGAAGGGCGTCTTTTTGTTGACCAAAGCCGCAGCGCACGCGATGATCAAGGCCCGATGGGGCCGCGTCGTCAACATCGCGTCCGTCGTCGGCGAGGTCGGCAACGCGGGACAGGCCAACTACGCGGCCTCGAAGGGCGGAGTCATCGCCTTCACGAAGGCCTGCGCGAAGGAGCTGGCCAGCCGGAACATCTTGGTGAACGCCGTCGCGCCCGGGCTCATCCGCACGCGGATGACGCAGGCTCTGGGCGAGGAGTGGGCGAAGAAGGCGCTCGAGCGCATACCGCTCGGCCGCTTCGGCGAGCCGGACGACGTCGCGAAAGCCGTGCTGTACCTGGCCTGCGACAGCGGGGACTACGTGACCGGACAGGTCCTCGGGATCAACGGCGGTATGCGGATATAG
- a CDS encoding glycosyltransferase family 4 protein, whose protein sequence is MSRRVRVLHLVTRLDLGGAQRNTLHTVAHLERSEFEPILACGRGGILDPEARGLEPGVRVRFVPSLVRELSPARDLAALLQLRSLLEAERPDVLHTHSSKAGVLGRLAARLAGIPVVVHTFHGFGFHDRQSAPVRALYLGAERLCAGLADRLVFVSRSNMRDAERLGLGESARRVLIRSGVRLADFPAAADPAAVKAGLGLAPGARLVLSVGNLKPQKNPFDLLRAAERVLAEEPAAAFALVGDGPQRGELEAAIRARGLCGRFLLPGWRRDVPALLAAADVFALSSLWEGLPRALVEAMKSAKPCVCYATDGVTDLLENGRTGLLAAPGDSGALGEGILRLLRDAELAARLGSAAAAAIGPEFDIDGMVRSQEELYRLLLSEKGLRPAR, encoded by the coding sequence ATGAGCCGCCGCGTCCGCGTGCTCCACCTCGTCACGCGCCTCGACCTCGGAGGCGCGCAGCGCAACACCCTCCACACCGTCGCCCATCTCGAGCGCTCGGAGTTCGAGCCCATCCTCGCCTGCGGGCGGGGGGGGATCCTCGATCCGGAGGCCCGCGGCCTCGAGCCCGGCGTGCGCGTGCGCTTCGTGCCTTCCCTCGTGCGGGAGCTCTCGCCGGCGCGCGACCTCGCCGCGCTCCTGCAGCTGCGCTCCCTGCTCGAGGCCGAGCGCCCCGACGTGCTCCACACCCACTCCTCGAAGGCCGGCGTCCTGGGCCGCCTGGCCGCGCGGCTCGCCGGGATCCCCGTCGTCGTCCACACCTTCCACGGCTTCGGCTTCCACGACCGCCAGTCGGCCCCCGTGCGGGCCCTCTACCTCGGCGCCGAGCGCCTGTGCGCGGGACTCGCCGACCGGCTGGTCTTCGTCTCGCGCTCGAACATGCGCGACGCCGAGCGCCTCGGCCTCGGGGAGAGCGCGCGCCGGGTCCTCATCCGCAGCGGCGTGCGCCTCGCGGACTTCCCGGCGGCCGCCGACCCCGCGGCGGTGAAGGCGGGCCTCGGCCTCGCGCCGGGCGCGCGCCTCGTGCTGAGCGTCGGGAACCTGAAGCCGCAGAAGAACCCCTTCGACCTGCTCCGCGCGGCCGAGCGCGTGCTCGCCGAGGAGCCCGCGGCCGCCTTCGCGCTCGTCGGCGACGGTCCCCAGCGGGGGGAGCTCGAAGCCGCGATCCGCGCCCGGGGCCTCTGCGGCCGCTTCCTCCTTCCCGGCTGGCGCCGCGACGTCCCCGCGCTGCTCGCCGCCGCCGACGTCTTCGCCCTGAGCTCCCTCTGGGAAGGCCTGCCCCGCGCCCTCGTCGAGGCCATGAAGAGCGCCAAGCCCTGCGTCTGCTACGCGACCGACGGCGTGACCGATCTCCTCGAGAACGGCCGCACCGGCCTGCTCGCCGCACCCGGCGACAGCGGGGCGCTCGGCGAGGGCATCCTCCGCCTCCTGCGCGATGCGGAGCTGGCGGCCCGCCTGGGCTCGGCCGCCGCGGCGGCGATCGGCCCCGAGTTCGACATCGACGGGATGGTCCGCTCACAGGAGGAGCTCTACCGCCTCCTTCTCTCCGAAAAGGGCCTCCGGCCCGCCCGCTGA
- a CDS encoding acyl-CoA dehydrogenase family protein — MDYRLTETQQEIVSLARQVAQKKIKPVREHYDRTEEFPRPIVEEYKKTGLFGVYLPEEYGGLGGGCFELVLAFEELSKVCGGIALPLGTSSLGALPILLFGSAQQREKWLPPLASGERLGAFNITEPEAGSDATATKATAVLDGDHYILNGVKNFCSSGKEADDYVVFASTKPSRGARGISAFVVAKGTPGFGFGKKEEKMGIRANPTYELVFKDCRVPAANLLYKEGYGLFIAQNTFDLSRPGIGAQALGIAQGALEETLSYVRVRKQFGAPIASFQAIGHMLADCATQIEAGKALLYATARALDEAMKPAIEAAVKERIPVYDAMRRLDTRRWTKESAMVKVFCSDAAMKVTVDCVQMCGGIGYMRDFPVEKYMRDAKITQIYEGANQIQRNEIAMMMIKEAASRSKDEGSA, encoded by the coding sequence ATGGACTACCGACTGACCGAGACGCAGCAGGAGATCGTTTCGCTCGCGCGCCAGGTGGCGCAGAAGAAGATCAAGCCGGTCCGCGAGCACTACGACCGCACCGAGGAGTTCCCGCGCCCCATCGTCGAGGAGTACAAGAAGACCGGCCTCTTCGGCGTCTACCTCCCGGAGGAGTACGGCGGGCTCGGCGGCGGCTGCTTCGAGCTCGTGCTCGCCTTCGAGGAGCTCTCCAAGGTCTGCGGCGGCATCGCCCTGCCCCTGGGGACCTCGTCGCTCGGCGCCCTGCCCATCCTCCTCTTCGGCTCGGCGCAGCAGCGCGAGAAATGGCTCCCGCCGCTGGCCTCGGGAGAGCGACTCGGCGCGTTCAACATCACGGAGCCCGAAGCGGGCTCCGACGCCACCGCCACGAAGGCGACGGCCGTCCTGGACGGCGACCACTACATCCTCAACGGCGTCAAGAACTTCTGCTCCTCCGGCAAGGAGGCCGACGACTACGTCGTCTTCGCCTCGACGAAGCCCTCCCGCGGCGCGCGCGGGATCTCGGCCTTCGTCGTCGCGAAGGGGACCCCCGGCTTCGGCTTCGGCAAGAAGGAAGAGAAGATGGGCATCCGGGCGAACCCGACCTATGAGCTCGTCTTCAAGGACTGTCGGGTCCCCGCGGCGAACCTCCTTTACAAGGAGGGCTACGGCCTCTTCATCGCCCAGAACACCTTCGACCTCTCGCGCCCCGGCATCGGCGCCCAGGCGCTGGGCATCGCGCAGGGAGCCCTCGAGGAGACCCTCTCCTACGTCCGCGTGCGCAAGCAGTTCGGGGCCCCCATCGCCAGCTTCCAGGCCATCGGGCACATGCTCGCCGACTGCGCGACGCAGATCGAGGCGGGCAAGGCGCTGCTCTACGCGACGGCCCGCGCCCTCGACGAAGCGATGAAGCCCGCCATCGAGGCCGCCGTGAAGGAGCGCATCCCGGTCTACGACGCCATGCGCCGTCTTGACACGCGCCGCTGGACGAAGGAATCCGCGATGGTGAAGGTCTTCTGCTCCGACGCCGCCATGAAGGTGACGGTCGACTGCGTGCAGATGTGCGGCGGCATCGGCTACATGCGCGACTTCCCGGTCGAGAAGTACATGCGCGACGCCAAGATCACGCAGATCTACGAGGGCGCCAACCAGATCCAGCGCAACGAGATCGCGATGATGATGATCAAGGAAGCCGCCTCCCGCTCCAAGGACGAGGGCAGCGCGTGA
- the rpmF gene encoding 50S ribosomal protein L32, protein MPNPKRKHTRSRRDSRRSANWKLELGGLSACSHCGKTRAPHCVCPHCGFYAGELVLPKKEKKSKKGGGGTTTEEKGK, encoded by the coding sequence ATGCCGAACCCTAAACGCAAGCACACACGTTCCCGCCGCGATTCCCGCCGCTCCGCGAACTGGAAGCTGGAGCTCGGCGGACTGAGCGCCTGCTCCCACTGCGGAAAGACCCGCGCGCCGCACTGCGTCTGCCCGCACTGCGGCTTCTACGCCGGAGAGCTCGTCCTGCCCAAGAAGGAGAAGAAGTCCAAGAAGGGCGGCGGCGGGACCACCACCGAGGAGAAGGGCAAGTAG
- a CDS encoding SpoIID/LytB domain-containing protein, producing the protein MTSALLFVALLFPAAREARANEAEDVYRAAYADFLDGRYERASSGYRYLETIGATDAQHDSNLALTYRDDARPDQALAFWVKATLLAPTDAFLWNQRAWAYLALGQMKDARDAFRSSLKVSTAAPTSAEADFGLGLAESLDGDLKNAYAPLQAALARSPYLAPAAALELGRITMRQRRWAQAIPFLTMALSQDPQQADAARDLAEAYEKTGQGQAAWQAYKLALDLDPADKKARERSDKILSFLERRPTDAMPLRRLARPLMREPNESDLPAEKSSAASPPVRVMMFTDSRGRPAHLTHFYVMGSAGFRLLDLKIGTEVDRVRPMIQWEVIFKPDNRVIELRDTSGNLRYVTKQPFRFERDAEWGTILIKNPELGDLQGQDAGDRELRGSVEVIPTPNGFHIVDEVPLEQYLPAVIGRQLPEKSPEEAYRTLAVLMRTRVSALMARAPETPERVHLGDSVQGLAYEGLTAESAAAAKGARSTQGVALLAPGGAPEFHLACGGGTEGGVQDRAEPRRTPRSPVEFERFLHSFPDDGQYDEASALAPAIWSRWLRVFDAELLRERAERAKPLGPLQAVRVLRRSGTGRVQAVEVVGARASARFEGERAVADLLSPGSLRSNIFSLQPIYDGKDLRRVLVWGAGTGHGRGLCLTGAVGQAHLGRRFWEILKFYFPGATLPGFKEPPPPPAPRPVRVLAPAAKGRHPAFSPKSVSTSTGAWHQEPRKKRHKRK; encoded by the coding sequence ATGACCTCCGCGCTCCTCTTCGTCGCGCTCCTGTTCCCGGCCGCGCGCGAGGCCCGCGCCAACGAGGCCGAGGACGTCTACCGCGCGGCCTACGCCGACTTCCTCGACGGCCGCTATGAGCGCGCCTCGAGCGGCTACCGCTACCTCGAGACCATCGGGGCCACCGACGCGCAGCACGACTCGAACCTCGCCCTGACCTACCGCGACGACGCCCGCCCCGACCAGGCCCTGGCCTTCTGGGTGAAGGCCACGCTGCTCGCTCCGACCGACGCCTTCCTCTGGAACCAGCGCGCCTGGGCGTACCTCGCGCTCGGGCAGATGAAGGACGCGCGCGACGCGTTCCGGAGTTCGCTGAAGGTCTCCACCGCCGCGCCGACCTCCGCCGAGGCGGACTTCGGCCTCGGGCTGGCGGAGTCCCTCGACGGCGACCTCAAGAACGCGTACGCCCCCCTGCAGGCCGCGCTCGCGCGCAGCCCCTATCTCGCCCCGGCCGCGGCGCTCGAGCTCGGCCGCATCACCATGCGCCAGCGCCGCTGGGCCCAGGCGATCCCGTTCCTGACGATGGCCCTCTCCCAGGACCCGCAGCAGGCGGACGCGGCGCGGGACCTCGCCGAGGCGTACGAGAAGACGGGCCAGGGCCAGGCCGCGTGGCAGGCCTACAAGCTCGCGCTCGACCTCGACCCCGCGGACAAGAAGGCGCGCGAACGCAGCGACAAGATCCTTTCCTTCCTCGAGCGCCGTCCCACCGACGCGATGCCGCTGCGCCGCCTCGCGCGCCCGCTCATGCGCGAACCCAACGAGAGCGACCTCCCCGCCGAGAAGTCCTCCGCGGCGAGCCCGCCCGTGCGCGTGATGATGTTCACCGACTCCCGCGGCCGCCCGGCCCACCTCACCCACTTCTACGTGATGGGGAGCGCCGGCTTCCGCCTCCTCGACCTGAAGATCGGCACCGAGGTCGACCGCGTGCGGCCGATGATCCAGTGGGAGGTCATCTTCAAGCCCGACAACCGCGTCATCGAGCTGCGCGACACCTCGGGGAACCTGCGCTACGTCACGAAGCAGCCCTTCCGCTTCGAGCGCGACGCCGAGTGGGGCACGATCCTGATCAAGAACCCCGAGCTCGGAGACCTGCAGGGACAGGACGCCGGCGACCGCGAGCTGCGCGGCTCCGTCGAGGTCATCCCGACCCCGAACGGCTTCCACATCGTCGACGAGGTCCCTCTCGAGCAGTACCTCCCCGCGGTGATCGGGCGCCAGCTCCCCGAGAAGAGCCCGGAGGAGGCGTACCGGACCCTGGCCGTCCTCATGCGCACGCGCGTCTCCGCCCTGATGGCCCGCGCGCCCGAGACCCCCGAGCGCGTCCACCTGGGAGACTCCGTCCAGGGCCTCGCTTACGAGGGACTCACCGCCGAGTCCGCCGCCGCCGCAAAGGGCGCTCGTTCGACGCAGGGCGTCGCCCTCCTCGCCCCCGGGGGGGCGCCGGAGTTCCATCTCGCCTGCGGAGGCGGCACCGAGGGCGGCGTCCAGGACCGCGCCGAGCCCCGCCGGACCCCGCGCTCGCCGGTCGAGTTCGAGCGCTTCCTCCACTCCTTCCCGGACGACGGGCAGTACGACGAGGCCTCCGCCCTGGCGCCCGCGATCTGGAGCCGCTGGCTCCGCGTCTTCGACGCCGAGCTGCTGCGCGAGCGCGCGGAGCGCGCCAAGCCGCTGGGGCCGCTGCAGGCCGTGCGCGTGCTGCGCCGCTCGGGCACCGGACGGGTCCAGGCCGTCGAGGTCGTCGGCGCCCGCGCCAGCGCGCGCTTCGAGGGAGAGCGCGCCGTCGCCGACCTCCTCTCTCCGGGCTCGCTGCGCTCCAACATCTTCTCCCTCCAGCCGATCTACGACGGAAAGGATCTCCGGCGCGTGCTGGTCTGGGGCGCCGGGACCGGACACGGCCGCGGACTCTGCCTGACCGGCGCGGTCGGACAGGCGCACCTGGGACGCCGCTTCTGGGAGATCCTCAAGTTCTATTTCCCCGGCGCGACCCTGCCGGGCTTCAAGGAGCCGCCTCCGCCGCCGGCTCCGCGCCCCGTGCGCGTCCTCGCGCCCGCGGCCAAAGGACGCCACCCGGCGTTCTCTCCGAAGAGCGTCTCGACCTCGACGGGCGCCTGGCACCAGGAACCGCGGAAGAAGCGGCACAAGCGCAAATGA